One Calonectris borealis chromosome 16, bCalBor7.hap1.2, whole genome shotgun sequence DNA window includes the following coding sequences:
- the ZDHHC4 gene encoding palmitoyltransferase ZDHHC4 → MEFLTLFLIYLGFVLAAVALLCICSGRKESFLARSVTAASQVLSFVIPTQLQRVTQRVLHRLFHTRSCLFVVLHIALQAAVYGEYTWEVFVYCWELQFHLLLLLLPYLLLAGNMGCFVLCSRANPGIITKSNHASLVKIYAYDGVLFQKGIVCPTCNMEKPARSKHCSFCSTCVHRFDHHCVWVNNCIGAFNAKYFFLYLFTLTAMAATIATITAAFLIQVVMLSNMMHGSYIDDQGQEHAVEILFLIQHLFLTFPRIVFMLGFVILLTLVLGAYCCFNLYLALTNQTSNEWYKSRRYGCSHHLTLQPYDRQVVYKNIYSQGVWMNLKEIFRPPTVLERKKKT, encoded by the exons ATGGAGTTCCTGACGCTCTTcctgatttacctgggttttgtcCTCGCTGCTGTGGCTCTACTCTGCATCTGCTCGGGAAGGAAGGAGAGTTTCCTCGCAAGAAGCGTCACTGCTGCAAGCCAG gTATTGTCGTTTGTAATCCCCACCCAGCTCCAGAGAGTGACACAGAGGGTGCTTCACAGGCTCTTCCACACAAg AAGCTGTTTGTTTGTTGTACTGCACATAGCCTTGCAAGCCGCAGTGTATGGAGAATACACATGGGAAGTGTTTGTGTactgctgggagctgcagttccacctcctcctcctgctgctgccctacctgctgctggctgggaaCATGGGCTGCTTCGTTCTCTGCTCCCGGGCCAATCCTG GTATAATAACAAAATCAAATCATGCATCATTGGTTAAGATTTATGCATATGATGGTGTATTATTTCAGAAAGGCATCGTGTGTCCTACGTGCAACATGGAGAAGCCAGCCAGATCAAAACACTGCA GTTTCTGCAGTACGTGTGTACATCGTTTTGACCACCACTGTGTGTGGGTCAACAACTGCATTGGTGCCTTCAATGCAAAGTATTTCTTCCTTTACCTCTTCACACTGACTGCCATGGCTGCAACCATTGCAACCATCACAGCAGCATTTCTCATCCAAGTGGTGATGCTGTCAAATATGATGCATGGGAGTTACATTGATGACCAAGGACAAGAGCATGCTGTTGAGATTCTCTTCCTCATTCAG CACCTTTTCTTGACTTTTCCTAGGATTGTCTTCATGCTTGGTTTTGTTATTCTTCTCACACTCGTACTGGGTGCATACTGCTGCTTCAATCTGTATTTGGCCTTAACCAACCAAACTTCCAATGAATGGTATAAATCCAGAAGATATGGGTGTTCCCATCATCTAACATTGCAGCCTTATGACAGACAAGTTGTCtacaaaaacatttattctcaAGGAGTTTGGATGAATTTAAAGGAAATCTTTAGGCCTCCTACAGtgttggaaagaaagaagaaaacatga